The segment CCAGCAGGATCGCCAGCAGCGCGAATTCCCGTGGCGACAGTTCCAGCGGCTGGCCGGCGAGCGTGACCCGGTGGGCGGCGGGATCGAGCTCGAGCTCGCCGTGGCGCAGCACCGGTTGGGCCCGGCCGGCGGCGCGGCGGGTAAGCGCCCGCACCCGCGCGGCGAGCTCATCCAGATCCACGGGCTTGACCACGTAATCATCGGCGCCGGCATCGAGCCCTGCCACCTTGTCGGCGGTGGCATCGCGCGCGGTGAGGATCAGGACCGGTGTCGCCTTCCCCTGGGCGCGCAGCTTCCTCAACACCTCCAACCCGGATCGCCGCGGCAACCCCAGGTCCAGCACGACGAGATCGAAAGGTTCTGTTGCCAGCGCCAGTTCCGCCGCCACACCGTCTTTCACCCAATCGACGGCGTAACCCTGCTGGCGCAGGCCGACCATCAGGCCGTCGCCCAGGTGGGGATCATCTTCGACGAGGAGCAGGCGCATGGCAGCAGTTTAACGCGCCAACCCCATGCCGCAAGCCAATGCGGCAGCAAGAAGCAGCGGGACGGCCCAGAGCCGGGGCGAGGTGATCGCCTCCGCCACTGTCCCCCGTTTATAGCCAGTCAGCATGGCGCGCACCAGATTTTCGCGGTGGGCGAGACTCCCGACCCCCACCCCGGCAATATGCAAGCCAACCACGGCGAGCATGGTGTGGGCCATGCCTTCGTGCAGGTCGCCGAGGCTGCCGATATCGTTGTAAGCCAGCCAGCCGGTGAAGCCGGTGGCAAGTCCCAGTGCGAGCAGCGCCATGATCGCCCAGCCGCCGGCGGGGTTGTGGCCGGTCGCGTGGGGCGGGCGACACTGGGCCAGCCCTTCTAGGTAGGCAAGAACGGCAGCTGGGCCGCGCACGAAATTTGCGAAACGCGCATGGCGCGTACCGACGACCCCCCAGACAAGCCGGAAGAGGATCACGCCCACCACGACGCCCCCCGCCGCCGCATGGACGAGCCGCCAGGATTCGCTCTCGGCGGTGAGCCACGCCATTGCGAAGGCCGCCACCATCAGCCAGTGGCCAAGGCGCACCGGCCAGTCCCAGACCAGAATTCTCTCCATGGCTCAATCCCCTTCCCCGCGCCGGCCCGAAGGCAGGACGATCTCGCGTTCGCGAAAACTGCCCTCCACCGCCCGCGTATGACAGGCGGCACAGTTGGCCGGCGATTTCACCTTCGCATGATTCCAATCGGCACGGGAGACCTCGCGGTGCTTGCGCACAAACCACGGCGTGCGGGTGAGCCGCGGCGGCTCGCCTGCCTGCGCTGGCGCGGCGCCGCCGTATTTCCCTTCGCTTCCGGCGTAGCGGGTCAAGAAGGCCTCGATCTCCGCAGCCGTCTTGGCATCGAGGCTCGCGTTGTCGCCATAGTGCCGGTCGAGCCGCTGCATCACCTGGCGCCAATCGTTTGCGCTCATCAAACCGGGTGGAAAGGCGAGATGGCAACTGCCACATTCCGCGGGGTAGGCGGGCGGCGCAGCGGCGGGCGTCCGGCCCTCTTTGTCGGCGTGGGCCAATAGCGGAAGCAAGAGGGCAAAGAGCATCAACGTCTGCTTCATTTCGCGTTTCCTTTCAGCAGGAAGGCGATGAAATCGGCCTTCTCGGCCGGGGTGCACTCGCGCCCCACCACCTCGGTGCAATTGCGGCGGAACCATTTTTCCACCTTGGCCGGATCGGTGAACCGTTCAGGATTGGCAGCAGGCGCAAGAGGCTTGATCGCCTTGTCCGTCACCACGTGCCGACCCGTCTGCGCCGGATCGTTGGTGTGACAGCTTGTGCAGGCGGGCATCCGGGGATTGGCAGGGAAACGGTTCTGGTAGAACGCACCGCCCCGCTGGGCGGAAGGCGTAAAGCCCGGCGTGGCCCTGGCCGCATCAAGCTGATACTGCGCCAAAAGCTCGGCGGGTGTCGCGGCCTGGGCAAAGTTGCACGCCATCGTCACGCCGGCGACGAGGACGAAGAGAACGGATTTCATGGGCAGACTCCCGTGGCTTGAACACGGCGTCAGTCTGCGGTCTTTCCCTTAAAGGAGGCTTAGAGGGAGCTTAACTGGCGCTTAACGCCGCCCCGCACGCGGAATTTTGCTACCTGCCGGCGCAGGCTGGCGAGTGCTTCGCGGTTGATGCGGGGGCCGTAGCGCAGGGTGGCGTAAGCGCCGGCGATGGCCTCGATGGGTGCGGCAAGATCGGGGCGCAGGCGGGCGATCCGCCGGGCGTAGGCGAGGGGGCCTTCGTGGGGGGCGCGGGGCAGGCCGGCCGCGGCGAGTCTGCGGCAGAAACGCTGCCAGATGGCCTGCAGGGGATCGGTGGGCGTGGGTCGGCGCAGGGTGATGGCGGCAAAAAGCAGGGCCAGAGCACCGAGGCTTGCTGCCAGCATCCAGGCAAGCTCCCGCCAGGAGACGATGCCCGCGCCCATGCGCGCCAGCAGAGCGAGTTGTCTTTCCTGGTCGAAGCCGATCACCCACTGGTGCCAGCGGGTGTTGAGGAGATCCCATTGCAGACGCAGGGTCCGCAGCCAGCGTACCTCGGTGCGCATGAGGAAGGGCAAGGGCTCCGCCGCCGGCAGGGCGGCGGCCACTCCCCGTTCGATCCGCTCCGCCGCCACGGCGGCGGTGGGGTCCACCCGCACCCAGCCGCGCCCCGCGAGCCAAACCTCGCTCCAGGCGTGGGCGTCGGACTGGCGAACAATGAAGTAGCCGCCCAAAGGATTGAATTCGCCTCCCTGATAACCCGTCACCACCCGCGCCGGCACGCCCGCCGCCCGCATGAGGAAAGTGAAGGCACCGGCGTAGTGTTCGCAGAAGCCCCGCCGCGTCTCGAAGAGGAATTCGTCCACGCCGTCTTCCCCCAGAAGCGGCGGCGTCAGGGTGTAGTGGAAGGGCTGGCTGCGAAAGAGCTGGAGCGCGGCGGCCACCACTTCCTCCTCCGAGTGGGCGCGCGCGCTAAGCGTTTGCGCAAGGGCCCGTGCGCGCGGGTTGCCCTTTTCGGGCAGTGCCAGGGCTTTGGTGAGGAGACTCGCGTCGGCGTTGGCGTCGAGACGGTAGCGGGGCAAAGCGAGCAGGGCGAAACGACGCCGGTGCTCCACGGGTTTTTCGGCGAGTAACTGCAGGGTGGGGGAAAGGCGCGTCTGGGGAGGCAGTGCCAGGGGATCGGGCACGTCCAGGGCGAAGATCCAGTTCCTGCCATGGGGCTCCAGGGTGAGGGTGTAGGCGATGGCTTCACCTGCGCTTTCCACGGTGGGTTCCGGGGCGGGCGAGCGGTCGGGCAGCCAGCTTCGGCCATCGAAGCGTTCCAGCACCGGCCCGCGCCAGTAGCGTTGCGCCGGCGGTGGCAGGGGGCCGGCGAATTCCACGCGAAAGGCCACCTGGTCGGACTGGATGAGGCGGCTGATGGAGCCCGGGCTCATGGTTTCGTCAAGCCCACTCATGCCCGCCCGCGCATCCCGCGGCAGACCCCACAGGGGGCCCAGGGGGCGGGGAAAGAGCAGGAACAGCACCACCATGACGGGCAGGGCCGAAAGCATGAGGAGGACGGACAGTCGCGCCGCGCCTCGGCCACTGTGGTCGGGATGGGTGAGCAGGGCAAGTCCGGCCAATAGAAAGCCCGTCGCGGTGAGAGCAATGAGCGCCTCGACGATCCCCTGGCCGTAGAGGAACTGGGTGAGGAGGACAAACAGCCCCAGGAAGACGGCGAGCACACCGTCGCGGCGGCTGCGCATTTCCATGAGCTTGAGGGCGGTCATGAGGGTGAGCATGGCCACCCCCGCTTCGCGCCCGAACAGCGTGTGATAGGCGGCGAGGATGGCGGCGGCACCGGCTGCGGCAAGCAAGAGCAGAAGCCTTTTGCCCGCCAGGGGCCAGAAGCCCAGGGTGGCCAGGGTGCGCCAGGTGATCAGTGCTGCTGCCGCCAAGGTCACCCAGAGGGGCAGGTGCAAGGCAAGGGGTGCCAGCACCCAGGTGAGGCCTGCGGTGAGGACAAGGATGCTCCGCCGGGGAAGGGGGCTTGCCGGGCTTTGCGGTTTTGCGCGGGTGCGGCGGGAATCGGGGCAAGCCCTGGCTTCACCAAAGGTGGCGAGCAGACTGAGGCAGGCCTGACGGTGGCCAGGACCGCGATCCGGCGCCAGTGTCCTGCCGGGCAGCCGCAGGCCGTAGCGCACGCCCTGGGCCTCCGCGGTGAGAACGGCGCGGGTAAGCCAAGCAAGCCGGGTCTCCGGCTCCCCCGGAGCATCTTGCCAGTCGAGCCAGATGACTCCGCCTGCGGTATCGGAGAACTCCTTGGCGAGGAGGGGACCGCCGCGGGCGAAGACTTTCCAGGCCACCCGGCGCGGGGAATCCCCGGGCACGAAGGCGCGCAGGCCGGCGAAGACCTCGTGCCCCTGCGGCCCTGCCTGGATTTCGGGGCTCCCGCTGTCGGGGGCGGCGGGGGCGTGTTCCAGCCGGGCGGTGTCGAGGGGGCGGGGATAGACCAGAGTGGCCAGATCGGGCCGCACGATGGCCCAGGCGCGGAAAAGGCCCAGGGGATAGTCGGTGGCGAGAATGAGCCGCGGCAGCGTCAGTCGGCCGCGGGCGGGGGCGGGAATGGCCAGGCTCACCGGGGTGAGCCCGTTCACGTCCACCCGCAGGGGGCTACCGCCCGCGGCAATGAGCTCGATGGCGGGGCGCGGCGTGGCGGCCGACAGGGCGAGATGAAACCACGCGGCTTCGCCGGCGAAGGTGGGTGTCGCTCCCAGCGCGTGGACCGTGATGCCCCGCAGATTGCGCCAGGTGTAAAAGAGGGTGATGAGACCCACACCGGCCAGCAGGAAAACGAGGGCAAAGCCGAGACTCAACCCATAGTTGACGGCGCCCACCAGCATGGCCGCCAAAAACACGCCGAAGAGCACGCCATGGCGGGTGGGCAGGATGTAGATGCGACGGCCGGTGATTTCCACCGGGGATGGCTCCACCGGGGTTGTCCGTAGCCACGCGGAAAGGCGGGGAAAGCGCGCGGCGAGAAAAGCGGCGGCCATGGCTCTTCAGCGGGAGAGGCCCGGGACCGGGCCCCTTCTGCCTCGCGGCAGGGGATGGGCAAGGCCCACGGTGAGGGTGGCAAGGGGTTGCATGGGCCGCGGCTTACCAACCCGTCATGGCACGGGCACGCGCTCGAGTAAACGGTGGGCCAAGGCTTCGCCGTCCTTCTCGCCGGCGGGATCGACGAGACGATGCCCGACGCAGGCGGCCAGCACTGCCTGCACGTCCTCCGGCAGGACGGCATGGCGGCCCGCGAGATAGGCATGGGCGCGGGCTGCCCGCAGCAGAGCGAGCCCCGCGCGGGGCGACAGCCCCGGGCCAAAGGCGCCGCTGCGGGATGCCTGCAACAGCGCCTGGAGGTAATCCAGCAAGGGCTCGGAGACAAACACCCGCGCCGCCTCTTCCTGGGCTTTGAGAATGGCGGATGCATCCAGCAGTGGCCGCGCCTGCCCAAGCAGCCGGCGCCTATCCTCTCCCGCCAGCAGCGCGCGCTCGGCGCGGGCATCCGGATAGCCCAGGGAAAGCCGCATGAGGAAACGGTCCAGTTGGGATTCGGGCAGGGGGAAGGTGCCGATCTGATGCTGGGGGTTCTGGGTGGCGATGACGAAAAAGGGCTCCGGCAGGGCGCGGCTTATGCCGTCCACGGTGACCTGTCTTTCCTCCATGGCTTCCAACAGGGCGCTTTGCGCCTTGGGGGTGGCGCGGTTGATTTCGTCGGCCAGCACCACATGGGCGAAGATGGGGCCGGGATGGAAGACGAAACGGTTTTCCCCCCGATCCCACACCGACACGCCCACCACATCCGCCGGCAGCAGATCGGCGGTGAACTGGATGCGTTTGAACTGCAGGCCGAAGCTGAGCGCCAGGGCATGGGCGAGGGTGGTCTTGCCCAAGCCCGGCAGGTCCTCGATGAGGAGATGGCCTTGCGCCAGCAGACAGACACAGGCAAGGCGCACGGCATGGGTCTTGCCGAGGACGATGCCATCCACCTGTTCCAGGGCGCTGGCAAGACGCAGGGGGAGGGGTGCGTTGGCTTCCATGGTCCAAGTCTATATCGGCGGCACTTGCGGGAAATGGAGGGGCTAGCCGTAGCGGCGGGCGCGCCAGTCCACGATTTCGCCGACGATGGCCTGGTAGGCGGCGAACCGACGCGGGGAGATGCGGCCGGCCTCCACCGCCTCGCGGATGGCGCAGCCCGGTTCCACCCGGTGCAGACAGTTGTGGAAACGGCAGTGGCCCAGCAGGGGACGGAATTCCCGCATGGCCGCCGCCACGTCTTCCGGACGCAGATGATGGAGGCCGAATTCCTGCAGCCCCGGCGAGTCGATCAGGTCGGATTCCGCGTCCAGGTGGTAGAGGGTGGCATGGGTGGTGGTGTGGCGGCCGGAATCCAGCGCCGTGGAAATCTCACGGGTGGCGGCGCGGGCGCCGGGAACCAGGGCATTGACGAGGGTGGACTTGCCCATGCCCGACTGTCCCACGAGCACGCTCACCTCCCGGGCAAGGTAGGGCCTTAAGGGCGAAACATCGGTTTTCGCCGAAAGCCTGACCAGGGGATAGCCAAGCTCGCGGTAGAGGGCAAGTCGTTCCTCGGCGGCGGCGGTTTCCGGCAGATCGGCCTTGTTGAGGACGATCACGCATTTGAGCTGCTGGGCCTCCAGCGCCACCAAAACCCGGTTGATGATTTCCTCGTGGAAGCTGGGCACCGCCGCGACCACGAGCACGCCCTGGGTCACGTTGGCGGCGATGATCTTTTGCCGCTGGGGGTCGGAGCGATAGAGGAGGCTTGCCCGCGGCAGCACCCTTTCGATGACGCCGCCTTCGGCCGAGGTGGGCGTGATTTCCACGCGATCACCGCAGGCCACTCCGGTCTTCTTGCCGCGGGTGACACAGGAGAGACGGCGTCCGTCGGCGAGCTCCACCTCGAAGCGGCTACCGTGGGCGGCCACCACGCGGCCGACGCGCCGCTCTTCCGCCATGGGCTTACAGTTCGAAGAGGGCGTCGATCTTGGCGGCGCAGATGAAATCGTTTTCCGACAGGCCACCGATGGCGTGGGTGATGTAACGCACGGTCACGCGGTTGTAGCCCACCTCCAGATCGGGATGATGGTCCTCTCTGTGGGAAATCCAGGCGGTGGCATTGACGAAGGCCATGGTCTCGTAATAGTTGCGGAATTGGTAGGTTTTGGTGATGCCGCCATTCTCCAGGGTCCAGCCTTTCACCTGGGAAAGGAAGCCGTTGATCTGTTCCGGCGTGAGGGGCGGCACCCCTCCCTCGCAGGGTTTGCAATGGCCTTTGCTGAGATCGCAGACGACGGTGGTCATGGTTACCTCACTTGAAGTGGTAGAAGGTTTCATTGAGATAGGCTCCTACGTGGCGCTCGTCCTCGGGGAACCAGCCGGCACCCGTGTTGGCATTGCAGGCGGAAATGCGTGAGGCGAGCGCCTGCGCGCTTTTCACCTTGCGCTCGGGGCGGGTGTAGATGCCGGAGCCATCGCCGCCATAGAGGGACACATGGCAGGCAACGCACTTGGCATCGTGCAGCGTTTTGCCTTTTTTCCCATCGCCGCCGGCGAAGGG is part of the Burkholderiales bacterium genome and harbors:
- a CDS encoding response regulator transcription factor, translating into MRLLLVEDDPHLGDGLMVGLRQQGYAVDWVKDGVAAELALATEPFDLVVLDLGLPRRSGLEVLRKLRAQGKATPVLILTARDATADKVAGLDAGADDYVVKPVDLDELAARVRALTRRAAGRAQPVLRHGELELDPAAHRVTLAGQPLELSPREFALLAILLENAGRVLTRSQLEASLYGWHDEPESNVLEVHIHHLRRKLGTDLIKTLRGIGYTIPK
- a CDS encoding cytochrome b/b6 domain-containing protein, giving the protein MERILVWDWPVRLGHWLMVAAFAMAWLTAESESWRLVHAAAGGVVVGVILFRLVWGVVGTRHARFANFVRGPAAVLAYLEGLAQCRPPHATGHNPAGGWAIMALLALGLATGFTGWLAYNDIGSLGDLHEGMAHTMLAVVGLHIAGVGVGSLAHRENLVRAMLTGYKRGTVAEAITSPRLWAVPLLLAAALACGMGLAR
- a CDS encoding diheme cytochrome c, with the translated sequence MKQTLMLFALLLPLLAHADKEGRTPAAAPPAYPAECGSCHLAFPPGLMSANDWRQVMQRLDRHYGDNASLDAKTAAEIEAFLTRYAGSEGKYGGAAPAQAGEPPRLTRTPWFVRKHREVSRADWNHAKVKSPANCAACHTRAVEGSFREREIVLPSGRRGEGD
- a CDS encoding DUF1924 domain-containing protein; translated protein: MACNFAQAATPAELLAQYQLDAARATPGFTPSAQRGGAFYQNRFPANPRMPACTSCHTNDPAQTGRHVVTDKAIKPLAPAANPERFTDPAKVEKWFRRNCTEVVGRECTPAEKADFIAFLLKGNAK
- a CDS encoding transglutaminaseTgpA domain-containing protein, with translation MAAAFLAARFPRLSAWLRTTPVEPSPVEITGRRIYILPTRHGVLFGVFLAAMLVGAVNYGLSLGFALVFLLAGVGLITLFYTWRNLRGITVHALGATPTFAGEAAWFHLALSAATPRPAIELIAAGGSPLRVDVNGLTPVSLAIPAPARGRLTLPRLILATDYPLGLFRAWAIVRPDLATLVYPRPLDTARLEHAPAAPDSGSPEIQAGPQGHEVFAGLRAFVPGDSPRRVAWKVFARGGPLLAKEFSDTAGGVIWLDWQDAPGEPETRLAWLTRAVLTAEAQGVRYGLRLPGRTLAPDRGPGHRQACLSLLATFGEARACPDSRRTRAKPQSPASPLPRRSILVLTAGLTWVLAPLALHLPLWVTLAAAALITWRTLATLGFWPLAGKRLLLLLAAAGAAAILAAYHTLFGREAGVAMLTLMTALKLMEMRSRRDGVLAVFLGLFVLLTQFLYGQGIVEALIALTATGFLLAGLALLTHPDHSGRGAARLSVLLMLSALPVMVVLFLLFPRPLGPLWGLPRDARAGMSGLDETMSPGSISRLIQSDQVAFRVEFAGPLPPPAQRYWRGPVLERFDGRSWLPDRSPAPEPTVESAGEAIAYTLTLEPHGRNWIFALDVPDPLALPPQTRLSPTLQLLAEKPVEHRRRFALLALPRYRLDANADASLLTKALALPEKGNPRARALAQTLSARAHSEEEVVAAALQLFRSQPFHYTLTPPLLGEDGVDEFLFETRRGFCEHYAGAFTFLMRAAGVPARVVTGYQGGEFNPLGGYFIVRQSDAHAWSEVWLAGRGWVRVDPTAAVAAERIERGVAAALPAAEPLPFLMRTEVRWLRTLRLQWDLLNTRWHQWVIGFDQERQLALLARMGAGIVSWRELAWMLAASLGALALLFAAITLRRPTPTDPLQAIWQRFCRRLAAAGLPRAPHEGPLAYARRIARLRPDLAAPIEAIAGAYATLRYGPRINREALASLRRQVAKFRVRGGVKRQLSSL
- a CDS encoding AAA family ATPase; the encoded protein is MEANAPLPLRLASALEQVDGIVLGKTHAVRLACVCLLAQGHLLIEDLPGLGKTTLAHALALSFGLQFKRIQFTADLLPADVVGVSVWDRGENRFVFHPGPIFAHVVLADEINRATPKAQSALLEAMEERQVTVDGISRALPEPFFVIATQNPQHQIGTFPLPESQLDRFLMRLSLGYPDARAERALLAGEDRRRLLGQARPLLDASAILKAQEEAARVFVSEPLLDYLQALLQASRSGAFGPGLSPRAGLALLRAARAHAYLAGRHAVLPEDVQAVLAACVGHRLVDPAGEKDGEALAHRLLERVPVP
- the rsgA gene encoding ribosome small subunit-dependent GTPase A, yielding MAEERRVGRVVAAHGSRFEVELADGRRLSCVTRGKKTGVACGDRVEITPTSAEGGVIERVLPRASLLYRSDPQRQKIIAANVTQGVLVVAAVPSFHEEIINRVLVALEAQQLKCVIVLNKADLPETAAAEERLALYRELGYPLVRLSAKTDVSPLRPYLAREVSVLVGQSGMGKSTLVNALVPGARAATREISTALDSGRHTTTHATLYHLDAESDLIDSPGLQEFGLHHLRPEDVAAAMREFRPLLGHCRFHNCLHRVEPGCAIREAVEAGRISPRRFAAYQAIVGEIVDWRARRYG
- a CDS encoding 4a-hydroxytetrahydrobiopterin dehydratase codes for the protein MTTVVCDLSKGHCKPCEGGVPPLTPEQINGFLSQVKGWTLENGGITKTYQFRNYYETMAFVNATAWISHREDHHPDLEVGYNRVTVRYITHAIGGLSENDFICAAKIDALFEL